The genomic window TCCCCGAGAAGCAAATCCGGCGAATGGCGGAGCGGGTGCGCCACGTCATCGTGATGGAAGACAATTGCGGGCAACTCTTTCCTTATGTCAAAGCCGAAGCGGCCCATGCGTGCAAAGTGGATTTTCTGCCGCCTCAAATCCTCGGGCAGATACACGATCCCGAGTACGTGGTCAAGCGGATCAAGGAGATGATTCGATGAGCGCTGTTGTACACCCGTTGCGAAAATACATGAGGCCGCACGTGACCAGGACGACGAACTGCCCGGGGTGCGGGAATGGGATTATCATTCAATCGATCCTCAGGGCCATCGATGAGCTCGGCCTGAGCATGGACGACTTTGTTTTCGTGTCCGGCATCGGCTGCTCGGCATGGATTCCGAGCCCGCTGTTCGAAGTCGACACGCTCCACACGACCCACGGGCGTCCCATCGCCTTTGCCACCGGCGTGAAGCTCGGCCTGCCCGGCAAGCACGTGATGGTGACGAGCGGGGACGGCGACCTGGCGGCCATCGGCGGGAACCACCTGATCCACGCGGCGCGCCGGAACATCGACCTGACCGTCGTACTCGTGAACAACGGCATCTATGCCATGACCGGCGGACAGACCGCGCCCACCACGCCTCGGGGCCTGATGACGGTCACCAACCCGTATGGGACACTCGAACCGACGTTCGACATTTCCGCCCTGGTGGCCGCCGCGGGAGCGTCCTTCGTGGCGCGCTGGACCACCTGGCACCCGAGGCAGATGACCAGGTCCATCAAAAAGGCCATCCAGAAGAAGGGATTTGCCCTGGTCGAAGCGGTGAGCCAGTGCCCGGTCCAGTTCGGCAAGGTGACGAAGATGGGCAAGGCGCTCGATATCCTGAGGCATTACAAGGAGAACAGCGTCAAGTTCGAAAAAGCGAAGAACATGGACCCGGAGGCACTCAAGGACAAAATCCTCGTGGGTGAACTGGTCGATGTGGAAAAGCCCGAGCTCTCCACCCAATGGGAACTCTTGAAACGCCGAGTGATGGAGGAAATGAAATGAGTCGTGTGGAAGTGACCATAGCGGGTGTCGGAGGCCAGGGGTCCATTCTGGCCGGGCAGATTCTCGGGGCTGCGGCGGTGATGTACGACGGGAAATACGCCGCGCAAACCCAGGCTTATTCCTCCGAATTGAGAGGCGGCTTTGCGGCGGCGTGGCTGATCATATGCGAAAATCCCGTGGTCTTCCCCCGCGTGACCCATCCCGACGTCCTGGTGGCGCAGGCGCAGGATTCCATCACGCGGTTTGCGTCGGGCCTGAAACCCGCGGGGACTCTGATCATCGACAGCGACATGGTGACTGAGCCGCCCGGAGGCGCGGGCCGCCTCTACAAGGTCGCCGCCACGACCATCTCGCGCAACCGGCTCAACGCGCCGATGACCGCCAACATGGTGATTCTCGGGGCGTTCTGTCGCGTGACGGAAGTGGTATCGAGGGAAGCCCTGGAGAAGGCGATCCGGGATTCCGTGCCGCAAGGCAAAGACAAAATCAACC from Syntrophobacter fumaroxidans MPOB includes these protein-coding regions:
- a CDS encoding thiamine pyrophosphate-dependent enzyme; translated protein: MSAVVHPLRKYMRPHVTRTTNCPGCGNGIIIQSILRAIDELGLSMDDFVFVSGIGCSAWIPSPLFEVDTLHTTHGRPIAFATGVKLGLPGKHVMVTSGDGDLAAIGGNHLIHAARRNIDLTVVLVNNGIYAMTGGQTAPTTPRGLMTVTNPYGTLEPTFDISALVAAAGASFVARWTTWHPRQMTRSIKKAIQKKGFALVEAVSQCPVQFGKVTKMGKALDILRHYKENSVKFEKAKNMDPEALKDKILVGELVDVEKPELSTQWELLKRRVMEEMK
- a CDS encoding 2-oxoacid:acceptor oxidoreductase family protein; translation: MSRVEVTIAGVGGQGSILAGQILGAAAVMYDGKYAAQTQAYSSELRGGFAAAWLIICENPVVFPRVTHPDVLVAQAQDSITRFASGLKPAGTLIIDSDMVTEPPGGAGRLYKVAATTISRNRLNAPMTANMVILGAFCRVTEVVSREALEKAIRDSVPQGKDKINLEAFDAGYQSVAG